A window of Caldalkalibacillus uzonensis contains these coding sequences:
- a CDS encoding LacI family DNA-binding transcriptional regulator, which produces MGVTIKDIAKRAGVSYSTVSKALRNSPLVKEDTKKKIISIANELGYQPNVAARSLVSKKSWTVGVVWPTVERVAPSTLITKINEELEKHAYTTLVSINKIDTAIETFHRFQVDAILVFYDRDDIDIESLPQHSNIPILYYGIAGSSPFPTIDVNRKKAIQLAVNHLSELGHKDIAYIGDLAERDLFQIEKVKSFKESIQQRGIELRQDMIAQINGLESHDGYLAARSMLQKKQRPTALISASYDLTRGILRAVNEAGLNIPKDISIVSYDNIPQMQNLVVPVTIVGVELTDITKKVTEILLQMIESKEVPSAIYLEPELVVRKSSAPPKDVL; this is translated from the coding sequence ATGGGTGTAACAATCAAGGATATAGCCAAAAGAGCAGGTGTCAGCTATTCAACCGTATCAAAAGCTTTAAGAAACAGCCCGTTGGTCAAGGAAGATACGAAAAAGAAAATCATCAGTATAGCCAATGAACTGGGCTATCAACCCAATGTTGCTGCACGAAGCCTCGTTTCAAAGAAATCATGGACCGTCGGGGTAGTGTGGCCTACGGTTGAACGTGTTGCGCCATCAACGTTAATCACGAAAATCAATGAAGAATTGGAGAAGCATGCATATACTACTCTTGTTTCCATTAACAAAATTGATACGGCTATCGAAACGTTCCATCGGTTTCAGGTTGATGCAATCCTTGTCTTTTATGATCGAGATGACATTGATATTGAATCTCTGCCTCAGCACTCCAACATCCCTATTTTGTACTATGGAATCGCTGGAAGTTCACCTTTTCCAACTATAGACGTTAACCGAAAAAAAGCCATCCAGCTAGCTGTTAATCATCTTTCCGAATTAGGTCATAAAGATATCGCCTATATAGGTGATCTGGCAGAGCGGGATCTTTTTCAAATCGAAAAAGTTAAGAGTTTTAAAGAGTCCATCCAGCAGCGGGGAATCGAGTTAAGGCAGGATATGATTGCCCAAATTAATGGTTTGGAGTCTCATGATGGTTATCTGGCAGCCAGAAGCATGCTGCAAAAAAAACAAAGGCCAACCGCCCTCATTAGTGCCAGTTATGATTTAACAAGGGGAATTTTACGTGCTGTCAATGAAGCAGGGCTTAATATTCCAAAAGATATCTCTATCGTTTCCTACGACAATATCCCCCAGATGCAAAACCTCGTTGTTCCTGTTACCATTGTCGGAGTGGAATTAACTGATATAACAAAGAAAGTGACAGAAATTTTGCTGCAAATGATTGAATCTAAGGAAGTTCCAAGCGCCATTTATTTAGAACCGGAGCTCGTGGTAAGGAAATCAAGTGCCCCTCCTAAAGACGTCTTGTAA
- the iolB gene encoding 5-deoxy-glucuronate isomerase, whose product MSRFHRARYVEGYQDIIPEEGILLKYLAFGKISLKQGQNYSSQTGNYETVLVIMTGTATIVSENKKWEHLGGRNTVFDGKGTAVYVPCQSEYKVYAESDVHIAVCKAKAEEKFEPFVVTPDEIVIHHRGKETWQREVHDIIADNADGRVQRIVLGETFNHPGHWSGYPPHKHDGEFFPEEPNLEEVYHFQVNPEQGFGVQLHYTKDGSIDNAYIVRQGDTFAIDKGYHPVAAAGGYQVYYLWFMAGNTGRTLNPYEDADHKWLHHKK is encoded by the coding sequence TTGAGTCGCTTCCACAGAGCTCGTTATGTTGAAGGCTACCAAGACATTATTCCTGAAGAAGGCATCCTATTGAAATATTTAGCCTTTGGAAAAATCTCACTTAAACAAGGGCAGAATTATTCGAGTCAAACTGGCAATTATGAAACAGTCCTTGTAATAATGACCGGGACGGCAACTATTGTTTCTGAAAATAAGAAATGGGAGCATTTAGGCGGCAGAAATACTGTTTTTGATGGGAAAGGAACAGCAGTCTATGTGCCATGTCAATCCGAATATAAAGTGTATGCGGAATCCGATGTACACATCGCAGTTTGCAAAGCCAAAGCGGAAGAAAAGTTCGAACCTTTTGTCGTTACACCTGACGAGATAGTGATCCATCACCGTGGGAAGGAGACTTGGCAACGGGAAGTTCATGATATTATCGCCGATAACGCTGACGGTCGTGTACAGCGAATTGTCTTGGGGGAAACCTTTAATCATCCAGGACACTGGTCTGGATACCCCCCCCATAAACATGACGGTGAGTTTTTTCCCGAGGAACCTAATTTAGAAGAAGTATATCATTTTCAAGTAAATCCTGAGCAAGGATTCGGTGTACAATTACACTATACCAAAGATGGAAGTATAGATAATGCTTATATTGTACGCCAAGGAGATACCTTTGCCATTGATAAAGGCTACCACCCTGTGGCAGCAGCAGGTGGTTATCAGGTGTATTATCTGTGGTTTATGGCGGGTAATACCGGACGAACATTAAATCCCTATGAAGATGCCGATCATAAATGGCTACATCATAAAAAATAA
- a CDS encoding DJ-1/PfpI family protein: MSKKVLILTGDAAETLEVIYPLYRFREEGFEVTVAVPNKDEVQTVVHDRQPGIMEISTERLAYRVPAQKKFSDVNPEDYDALMIPGGRAPEHIRTKPETPHIVGHFLRENKPIGVICHGAIVFLVPELKELLTQRKMTAVPTCRYEVEQAGAEFINELVYRDGNLVSGQTWRDLPEFMKQFLAVIKDRH; the protein is encoded by the coding sequence ATGAGTAAAAAGGTTCTCATCTTAACGGGAGACGCTGCAGAGACACTGGAAGTGATTTATCCGTTATATCGTTTTAGAGAAGAAGGTTTTGAGGTAACAGTCGCAGTACCAAACAAAGATGAGGTACAAACTGTTGTACATGACAGACAGCCTGGCATTATGGAGATTTCAACCGAAAGGTTAGCCTATCGAGTTCCTGCGCAGAAAAAATTTAGCGACGTGAATCCTGAAGATTATGATGCACTCATGATCCCTGGCGGAAGAGCTCCTGAACATATTCGTACAAAACCGGAGACTCCACATATTGTCGGACATTTTTTAAGGGAAAATAAACCTATAGGCGTTATTTGTCACGGAGCCATCGTTTTCCTGGTTCCAGAATTAAAGGAACTTTTGACACAGAGAAAGATGACTGCTGTTCCAACATGCCGTTATGAAGTAGAGCAAGCAGGGGCAGAATTTATCAATGAGCTGGTTTATAGAGATGGAAATCTGGTATCTGGCCAAACGTGGAGAGACTTGCCTGAGTTTATGAAACAATTTTTAGCAGTTATAAAAGATAGACATTGA
- a CDS encoding bifunctional 4-hydroxy-2-oxoglutarate aldolase/2-dehydro-3-deoxy-phosphogluconate aldolase, with protein MEKEQVLRQLLDSGLVVVVRRPPSAEVEAIAQALVDGGVKALEITFDSEDAPQMIESLKGRFGDKVLVGAGTVLTVEQTKQAVDCGVDFVFSPHYDHDVVAETVKHNRISIPGAMTPTEIVQAHRSGADLIKVFPASVLGPGYFKELRGPLPHIRLMPTGGVNLDNIPAFIENGAVAVGVGGALLKPDLINQKAYDQLTDLASQFVNTIKKVKNNKQKGR; from the coding sequence ATGGAAAAAGAACAGGTGTTACGACAGTTGTTGGACAGTGGTCTTGTGGTTGTTGTTCGTCGGCCGCCCTCTGCTGAAGTGGAGGCCATTGCCCAAGCCCTGGTAGACGGCGGAGTCAAAGCCCTTGAAATTACTTTTGATTCTGAAGATGCTCCACAGATGATTGAAAGCTTGAAAGGCAGATTTGGAGATAAAGTTCTCGTTGGAGCGGGCACAGTGCTGACAGTAGAACAGACCAAACAGGCGGTTGATTGCGGCGTTGACTTTGTATTCTCTCCCCATTATGACCACGATGTTGTAGCAGAAACTGTTAAGCACAACAGAATTTCTATTCCGGGAGCCATGACGCCCACTGAAATTGTTCAGGCCCATCGCAGTGGGGCGGATTTGATCAAAGTGTTCCCAGCCTCTGTGTTGGGGCCTGGTTATTTTAAAGAACTGCGGGGGCCGCTACCCCATATCCGGCTCATGCCCACAGGCGGTGTGAACCTGGACAACATCCCCGCATTTATTGAAAACGGGGCTGTGGCTGTAGGTGTAGGGGGCGCCCTGTTAAAACCTGATCTCATCAATCAAAAAGCGTACGATCAGCTGACTGATCTAGCCAGCCAGTTTGTGAACACAATCAAAAAGGTTAAAAATAACAAGCAAAAGGGAAGGTGA
- a CDS encoding sugar kinase — protein sequence MTLDVATFGETMVLFSSDRLVPLEYTHQFYKQIGGAESNVAIGLARLGHQVGWFSKLGNDPFGRYIEKFIRGEGVDTSRCIYTDQAPTAVFFKEKLTPKNINVYYYRKGSAASLLRADELDETYIGSAKMLHLSGITPALSQSAKEAVYKAIEVAKAKGVKIVFDPNIRLKLWSIEEAKPVLLDLIRQADIVLPGVEEGQLITGETQPEKIVDALRAHEQQTFVVKLGAKGAYYTNSQEKGYVPGFTVEEVVDPVGAGDGFAAGVMSGLLRGWTIQEAVRLGNAIGAIVVGVSGDVEGLPYWAEVQQKLEDNGTRQDVVR from the coding sequence ATGACATTAGACGTTGCTACATTCGGTGAAACCATGGTGCTATTTAGTTCAGACCGGTTAGTACCGCTTGAGTATACCCATCAGTTTTACAAACAGATTGGCGGTGCCGAGTCCAATGTAGCTATTGGTTTGGCGCGATTGGGACATCAGGTGGGCTGGTTCAGCAAGTTGGGTAATGACCCGTTTGGGCGTTACATTGAGAAATTTATCAGAGGGGAAGGGGTGGATACCAGTCGGTGCATTTATACAGATCAAGCCCCCACTGCGGTATTTTTTAAGGAAAAATTAACTCCAAAAAACATCAATGTATACTATTACCGCAAAGGTTCAGCAGCAAGTTTACTGCGAGCGGACGAACTTGATGAAACGTACATCGGATCGGCCAAAATGCTGCATCTGTCTGGGATTACCCCAGCGCTCAGTCAATCGGCCAAGGAAGCTGTGTATAAAGCGATAGAGGTAGCAAAGGCGAAGGGAGTCAAAATTGTGTTTGACCCCAACATTCGTCTTAAGTTATGGTCCATAGAAGAAGCCAAGCCTGTGCTGCTCGATTTGATTCGTCAGGCCGACATTGTTTTACCCGGCGTAGAAGAGGGGCAGCTCATAACCGGAGAAACACAACCTGAAAAAATTGTGGACGCTCTGCGTGCCCATGAACAGCAAACTTTTGTTGTTAAACTGGGCGCAAAGGGTGCCTATTACACTAACAGTCAAGAAAAAGGTTACGTTCCAGGCTTTACGGTTGAGGAAGTCGTTGATCCTGTCGGTGCTGGTGACGGATTTGCCGCAGGGGTTATGAGCGGATTGCTTCGTGGTTGGACGATCCAAGAGGCTGTACGTTTGGGCAATGCGATAGGCGCCATAGTGGTGGGAGTCAGCGGTGATGTGGAAGGACTGCCTTATTGGGCTGAGGTACAGCAGAAACTAGAGGACAATGGCACTAGACAGGACGTTGTACGTTAA
- a CDS encoding TRAP transporter large permease, with product MALLLVIAMFALFFIGVPVAISLGFASTIAIWWDGTIPLIIVAQRLFTSVDLFPLMAIPFFILAGTLMEAGGISQRLINFANALTGHMTGGLALVAVVTSMFFAAVSGSSAATVAAIGSILIPAMIKRGYHKNFSGGIQSISGELGVIIPPSIPMILYGVTTETSIRDMFIAGIIPGIFIGISLLLTVYIIAKKRGYKGDTNITWADRKKAFKEALLPLIMPVIILGGIYGGVFTPTEAGAVAVAYAFIVGVFVYKEIKWKEVIQLLSRSVVMSSIIMFIIANAGLFGWILSREGVPQMAASFFAGISDSPIIFLLIINALLLFIGMFIETSVSIILLAPLLMPVAMHMGIDPVHFGIIMIVNLAIGMCTPPLGVNLFISCQIANISLIEITKAIIPFLLVMIINVLIISYVPWLSTWLVQLLN from the coding sequence ATGGCCTTATTGTTGGTTATCGCTATGTTTGCACTCTTCTTTATAGGTGTGCCTGTTGCAATCAGTCTCGGATTTGCCTCCACGATCGCCATATGGTGGGACGGAACTATACCATTGATTATCGTTGCTCAACGATTGTTCACCTCCGTTGATCTGTTTCCGTTGATGGCCATTCCTTTTTTCATTTTAGCTGGGACATTAATGGAAGCCGGTGGAATATCTCAAAGGCTGATCAACTTTGCAAATGCGTTAACTGGTCACATGACGGGAGGACTGGCGCTTGTTGCGGTGGTGACTTCCATGTTTTTTGCAGCTGTATCAGGCTCAAGTGCCGCAACAGTGGCGGCTATCGGTTCTATCTTGATACCTGCTATGATTAAACGTGGTTATCATAAGAATTTTTCCGGTGGGATTCAATCCATATCAGGTGAATTAGGGGTTATTATTCCTCCTAGCATTCCAATGATCCTTTATGGGGTAACGACAGAAACCTCCATTAGGGACATGTTTATTGCCGGAATTATCCCGGGCATATTTATTGGAATCTCATTGCTTTTAACGGTCTATATCATCGCCAAGAAGAGAGGATATAAGGGAGATACAAATATCACTTGGGCTGATCGTAAAAAAGCGTTTAAGGAAGCTTTGTTACCCTTGATTATGCCTGTTATCATTTTGGGTGGTATTTATGGTGGTGTGTTTACACCCACTGAGGCAGGGGCCGTTGCTGTTGCTTACGCGTTCATCGTTGGCGTATTTGTATACAAGGAAATTAAGTGGAAAGAAGTCATTCAGCTGCTCAGCCGTTCTGTTGTTATGTCTTCCATTATTATGTTTATCATTGCTAATGCTGGCTTGTTTGGATGGATCCTAAGCCGTGAAGGTGTACCGCAAATGGCCGCTTCATTTTTTGCCGGTATTTCAGATTCGCCAATTATCTTTTTATTAATCATCAATGCTTTACTGTTGTTTATCGGTATGTTTATTGAGACGTCCGTATCTATCATTCTATTGGCTCCGTTGCTAATGCCTGTTGCCATGCATATGGGCATTGATCCTGTACACTTTGGGATTATTATGATTGTTAATTTAGCGATTGGAATGTGTACACCACCATTAGGCGTTAATCTCTTTATTTCATGTCAAATTGCCAATATCAGCTTAATTGAAATTACAAAAGCTATTATCCCGTTTTTGCTTGTTATGATCATAAATGTTTTGATCATTAGTTATGTCCCTTGGTTGTCCACGTGGCTGGTCCAGTTATTAAACTAG
- a CDS encoding TRAP transporter small permease, producing the protein MRVVLRYIDIFNKYLTIIMGLFLGIMSVVIFFQVFSRFFLGLPLPWSEELARFLMIYTVFFGAAVALRHQKLIAIEVIAESVSKNTRRLIKTVANGIGIVFFIIVLIKGLEVMERVHNQVSAAMQLPMSVAYAAIPIGAVLLIINGIAVIIELYTVEEGEAES; encoded by the coding sequence ATGCGGGTCGTTTTACGCTACATTGATATATTTAACAAATACTTAACGATCATCATGGGTCTTTTTCTGGGTATCATGTCCGTTGTTATCTTCTTTCAAGTTTTCTCGCGTTTTTTCTTAGGATTACCATTGCCTTGGTCAGAAGAATTAGCACGTTTCCTTATGATTTATACAGTGTTTTTTGGGGCGGCTGTCGCTCTGCGCCACCAAAAATTAATCGCCATTGAAGTGATCGCTGAGAGTGTTTCCAAGAACACTAGACGATTGATAAAAACGGTTGCTAATGGTATTGGAATTGTTTTTTTTATTATTGTTCTTATCAAAGGTTTGGAAGTTATGGAGCGTGTCCATAATCAAGTTTCAGCGGCCATGCAACTGCCGATGTCTGTTGCTTATGCCGCAATACCTATTGGGGCTGTATTGCTAATCATTAATGGAATCGCTGTTATTATTGAATTATATACGGTAGAAGAAGGGGAGGCTGAAAGTTAA
- a CDS encoding TRAP transporter substrate-binding protein, giving the protein MKKALGMLLVFMLILGVLAACGGNTETAAPSGSDATEQQSENTNDDATKPTFESRTIALGHATSDSENSHYHQGALKFKELVEEATDGQVTIEIHPNGVLGGEREMIEAVQLGTVDMVFTSTGPVGNFASKSNAFDFPFLFRDREHAYKVLDGEIGEEVNQQLESAGLKVLVWAENGFRNITNSTHPIKTPDDLKGVKIRTMENKIHLDSFRQFGADPTPMAFTELFTALQQGVVDAQENPLSVIIPNKFYEVQDYLTLTGHFYSPAPLIINKDLFDSFSPELQDVITKAAEEMRDFEREFIYQQEQEYLKIAEENGMEIIQADEYDFEAFFEAAQPVYEKYADEYGDILDRIIATE; this is encoded by the coding sequence ATGAAAAAAGCATTAGGCATGTTACTAGTTTTTATGCTGATTTTAGGGGTATTAGCAGCGTGTGGAGGCAATACCGAAACAGCAGCACCTTCCGGAAGTGATGCCACTGAACAACAAAGTGAAAATACCAATGATGATGCAACTAAACCAACTTTTGAAAGCAGAACCATCGCTTTAGGCCACGCTACTTCGGATTCAGAAAATTCCCACTATCATCAAGGGGCCTTGAAATTTAAAGAGCTAGTAGAAGAAGCAACAGATGGCCAAGTCACAATCGAGATTCATCCTAACGGTGTGTTAGGTGGCGAACGTGAAATGATTGAAGCTGTGCAACTTGGTACAGTAGATATGGTCTTCACATCAACCGGTCCCGTTGGAAATTTTGCTTCTAAATCTAATGCTTTTGATTTCCCATTCCTTTTCAGAGATCGTGAACATGCTTATAAAGTTCTTGACGGAGAAATTGGTGAAGAAGTTAACCAACAGTTAGAAAGTGCCGGATTAAAAGTGCTCGTTTGGGCTGAGAATGGATTCCGTAACATTACAAACAGTACACATCCGATTAAAACACCTGATGACTTAAAAGGAGTTAAAATTCGTACGATGGAGAACAAAATCCATTTGGATTCTTTCCGTCAATTTGGAGCTGATCCAACACCGATGGCATTCACTGAATTGTTTACAGCCCTGCAGCAAGGGGTCGTCGATGCTCAAGAAAACCCATTGTCTGTTATTATTCCTAACAAATTCTATGAAGTGCAGGATTATTTAACACTTACCGGTCACTTCTACAGCCCTGCACCACTGATTATCAATAAAGATCTATTTGACAGCTTCTCCCCTGAACTTCAAGATGTCATTACAAAGGCAGCTGAAGAGATGCGTGACTTTGAACGCGAATTTATTTATCAACAGGAGCAAGAGTACCTAAAAATTGCTGAAGAAAATGGTATGGAAATCATCCAGGCAGACGAATACGATTTTGAGGCATTTTTTGAAGCAGCACAGCCGGTATACGAAAAATATGCCGATGAATATGGTGATATCTTAGATCGTATTATAGCGACTGAATAA
- a CDS encoding ferredoxin family protein, translating into MAEAAKKLSSAGAGETAKGQTIEEKQYLVRFNADTKSHLHVLDPEICMTKCPDKICTIFCPADVYKWEEIRMHVGYEGCHECGSCRIGCPYQNIKWEYPKGGHGIVFRLG; encoded by the coding sequence ATGGCTGAAGCGGCCAAAAAATTGTCTTCGGCGGGAGCAGGCGAGACGGCCAAAGGGCAAACGATTGAAGAGAAGCAGTATCTGGTCCGCTTTAATGCGGACACCAAATCCCATTTGCATGTCCTTGACCCGGAGATCTGTATGACCAAATGTCCGGACAAAATCTGCACGATTTTTTGCCCGGCAGATGTGTACAAGTGGGAAGAGATCCGCATGCATGTGGGCTATGAAGGGTGTCATGAATGCGGCAGCTGCCGCATCGGCTGTCCCTATCAAAATATTAAGTGGGAATATCCCAAAGGCGGCCATGGGATCGTCTTTCGATTGGGGTGA
- a CDS encoding FAD-dependent oxidoreductase, which produces MPEKFDCIVVGAGPAGTSCAYELAKAGVNVLLLERGEYPGSKNVMGGVLYRKMMEDIIPEFYKEAPLERPIVEQRFMMMDKESALTFSYKGLEWAQEPFNNFTVLRAKFDQWFAQKAVEQGALLVCETVALECIVEDGRVVGIRTDRPDGDVYADVVVLADGVNSLLAKQLGFHKEWRPDEVALATMEILKLDKKVIEDRFNLEPNQGCTIELFGDATKGILGTGFLYTNKDTLSIGVGTLLSGLIKHKIKPYELLEYVKNHPMIRPYIQGSEPVEYLAHLIPEGGYRSMPKVVGHGVLVAGDAAQLVNAIHREGSNLAMTSGRLAAETIIMAKEYNDFSENMLDHYRVKLMESFVGQDMKKYKDATHHFDKFPQYFERYIPMLNRAASQMFTVDGLSKWEKQKKIWRDIGSAGEKMKLARDVIRAWRVMK; this is translated from the coding sequence ATGCCTGAAAAATTTGATTGCATTGTCGTGGGTGCCGGTCCAGCAGGAACGTCTTGTGCCTATGAACTGGCCAAAGCAGGGGTGAACGTCTTGCTTTTGGAGAGAGGGGAGTACCCGGGCTCTAAAAACGTGATGGGCGGTGTCTTATACCGCAAAATGATGGAAGATATTATCCCTGAGTTTTACAAAGAAGCCCCCCTTGAACGTCCTATTGTGGAGCAACGGTTTATGATGATGGATAAAGAATCGGCACTTACCTTTAGTTACAAAGGGCTGGAGTGGGCGCAGGAACCATTCAACAATTTTACTGTGCTGAGAGCCAAATTTGACCAGTGGTTCGCCCAAAAAGCGGTGGAACAAGGGGCCTTGCTGGTCTGTGAAACAGTGGCCTTAGAATGTATTGTTGAAGACGGGCGGGTGGTTGGTATCAGAACGGACCGCCCCGACGGTGATGTGTATGCCGATGTGGTGGTGCTGGCAGACGGAGTCAACTCCCTCTTAGCCAAACAGCTTGGTTTTCATAAAGAGTGGCGTCCCGATGAAGTGGCACTGGCTACGATGGAAATTTTAAAACTGGATAAAAAGGTGATCGAGGACCGCTTTAATCTTGAACCCAATCAGGGATGCACCATTGAGCTGTTTGGCGATGCCACCAAGGGCATTTTGGGCACTGGTTTTCTGTATACCAACAAAGATACTTTAAGCATAGGCGTTGGCACGTTACTTTCCGGCCTGATCAAACATAAGATAAAACCATACGAGTTGTTAGAATATGTTAAAAATCATCCCATGATCCGCCCCTACATCCAGGGCAGTGAGCCTGTGGAATATTTGGCCCACCTGATCCCTGAGGGAGGCTACCGTTCCATGCCCAAGGTGGTTGGGCACGGGGTACTGGTTGCCGGGGATGCGGCACAGTTGGTCAATGCCATCCACCGGGAAGGCTCCAACCTGGCCATGACCTCTGGACGCCTAGCTGCGGAGACCATCATCATGGCCAAAGAGTATAATGATTTCTCTGAAAACATGCTGGACCATTATCGTGTCAAGCTGATGGAAAGTTTTGTGGGACAGGACATGAAAAAATATAAAGATGCCACTCATCACTTTGATAAATTTCCTCAATATTTCGAACGCTATATTCCCATGTTGAACCGGGCTGCCAGCCAAATGTTTACCGTTGATGGCCTGTCCAAATGGGAAAAGCAGAAAAAAATCTGGCGGGATATTGGCTCAGCAGGTGAGAAAATGAAACTTGCCCGGGATGTGATCCGGGCCTGGAGGGTGATGAAATGA
- a CDS encoding electron transfer flavoprotein subunit alpha/FixB family protein, which produces MNFEDYKGIWVYIEEQEGVIAPVSLELLGAGRQLADKRGVELAGVLIGNRVKHLSQTVFEYGADTVYVYDDPIFEHYRTEPYMYALLDCCQKHKPEVILYGATPTGKDLASAVATDLPTGLTADTTMLDIEEDTGLLLASRPAFGGNIMATILCKKYRPQMATVRPKVMKALKREPGRTGKVVEERIWLREEDVRTKVLEIVRETTKKVRIDEADIVVAGGKGLESKEGFQLIHQLADVLGGAVGASRDVVEAGWIDHHHQVGQTGVTVTPKIYFAIGISGAIQHLVGMQNSGLIIAINKDPHAPIFQACHYGIVGDAFEIVPLLIEHFKQALAHLNEAAVTEEEVRHA; this is translated from the coding sequence ATGAATTTTGAGGATTACAAAGGGATTTGGGTCTATATTGAAGAGCAAGAAGGTGTGATTGCCCCCGTTTCTTTGGAGCTGTTGGGCGCAGGAAGACAACTAGCCGACAAACGGGGGGTGGAACTGGCTGGCGTGTTAATTGGAAACAGAGTCAAACATTTGTCGCAGACCGTATTTGAGTATGGAGCTGATACGGTCTATGTTTACGATGATCCTATTTTTGAGCATTACCGGACAGAACCATATATGTACGCCTTGTTGGACTGTTGTCAGAAGCATAAACCCGAAGTGATACTGTACGGAGCGACTCCTACCGGCAAAGATTTGGCCAGTGCCGTAGCCACTGATTTGCCGACAGGCCTGACCGCCGATACGACCATGCTGGACATCGAGGAAGATACAGGCTTGCTTTTGGCCAGCCGACCTGCTTTTGGGGGCAATATTATGGCCACTATCTTGTGTAAAAAATACCGCCCCCAAATGGCCACAGTCCGTCCTAAAGTGATGAAAGCCCTGAAGCGGGAGCCCGGCCGTACAGGCAAAGTGGTGGAAGAACGTATATGGCTAAGGGAAGAAGATGTGCGCACCAAAGTACTGGAGATTGTACGGGAAACCACCAAAAAAGTGCGCATTGACGAAGCAGATATTGTTGTTGCCGGCGGAAAGGGATTGGAAAGCAAGGAAGGGTTTCAGTTGATCCACCAGCTGGCCGATGTGCTGGGCGGGGCAGTGGGAGCCAGTAGGGATGTGGTGGAAGCAGGCTGGATTGACCATCATCATCAAGTAGGGCAGACAGGAGTGACGGTCACCCCTAAAATCTATTTTGCCATCGGTATCTCCGGTGCTATCCAACACCTGGTCGGTATGCAAAATTCGGGATTAATTATTGCTATTAACAAAGATCCCCATGCGCCTATTTTCCAAGCGTGTCATTACGGCATTGTGGGAGATGCATTTGAGATCGTGCCCTTATTAATCGAACACTTTAAGCAAGCCCTGGCTCATCTGAATGAAGCAGCCGTAACAGAAGAGGAGGTTCGCCATGCCTGA
- a CDS encoding electron transfer flavoprotein subunit beta/FixA family protein: protein MLHVVACIKQVPDTKVIKMNPKTNTMDRASAPAILNPYDAHAVEEAVRLKKRYGGTVSVLTMGPPPAVKAIKKCIELGADEGYMISDRAFAGADTLATSYALTKALNKIATIKPIDLIICGKMTIDGDTGQVGPGIARRLDIPPLTSVKKIVEINKEQGYAIVHRKLEDGYEVVQSTLPCLFAVEKEINEVSFAPLPNMIKAARYQPHIWSVNDLEDVDRKQLGLKGSPTIVAKVWAPPKPEGGKLLEGIPEEQVKQLIGIVLEKKELFQGKGGVQ, encoded by the coding sequence ATGCTGCATGTTGTGGCCTGTATCAAACAGGTTCCGGACACAAAAGTGATTAAGATGAATCCCAAAACTAATACTATGGACCGGGCCAGTGCACCTGCCATTTTGAACCCGTATGATGCCCATGCGGTGGAAGAAGCCGTCAGACTTAAAAAAAGGTATGGTGGGACGGTATCGGTGCTAACCATGGGTCCACCGCCAGCTGTGAAAGCGATCAAGAAGTGTATTGAACTGGGCGCAGATGAGGGCTATATGATTTCTGACCGGGCCTTTGCCGGGGCAGATACATTGGCCACCAGTTATGCCTTGACCAAGGCGCTCAACAAAATAGCCACAATCAAACCCATTGACCTGATCATTTGCGGCAAAATGACCATTGACGGGGATACGGGTCAGGTGGGGCCAGGCATTGCCCGGCGTTTGGATATTCCACCGCTTACCAGTGTGAAAAAAATCGTGGAAATCAACAAGGAACAAGGCTACGCTATTGTTCACCGCAAACTGGAAGACGGGTATGAAGTAGTACAATCCACCCTGCCCTGCTTGTTTGCCGTTGAAAAAGAGATCAATGAAGTTTCCTTTGCACCTTTACCCAACATGATTAAAGCAGCCCGCTACCAGCCCCATATTTGGTCCGTGAACGATCTGGAGGATGTAGATCGTAAACAATTAGGCTTGAAAGGATCACCTACTATTGTGGCCAAAGTGTGGGCCCCGCCCAAGCCAGAAGGCGGAAAACTGCTGGAAGGAATACCGGAAGAGCAGGTGAAGCAGTTAATTGGCATTGTGCTGGAAAAGAAAGAATTGTTCCAAGGCAAGGGGGGAGTGCAATGA